One part of the Chryseobacterium mulctrae genome encodes these proteins:
- a CDS encoding polyprenyl synthetase family protein, producing the protein MANIVEEIKQPINEEMKLFEQKFYESMQSRVALLDKVTRFIVTTKGKQMRPMFVFLCAKLIGDVNEKTYRGASMIELIHTATLVHDDVVDESFKRRNFFSINALWKNKIAVLVGDFLLSKAVLLSTDHKDYDLLSVISRTIREMSEGELLQLEKARKLDITEDVYYEIIRQKTATLIAACCEIGALSNGADENLAKKMMQFGTYTGMAFQIKDDLFDYLSSNVIGKPVGIDIKEQKMTLPLIHTLKIASETDRKYYFNTIKRYNNDQKRVKELIAFVKSSGGLDYAITVMKDFQQKAKDILNEFPDSQVRESLHKMLDYVIERKF; encoded by the coding sequence GTGGCAAACATTGTAGAAGAAATCAAGCAGCCGATCAATGAGGAAATGAAACTTTTCGAGCAGAAGTTTTATGAATCTATGCAGAGCAGAGTCGCTTTACTCGATAAAGTTACCCGTTTTATTGTTACCACAAAAGGAAAACAGATGCGTCCAATGTTTGTGTTTTTGTGCGCAAAACTGATTGGAGATGTCAACGAAAAAACATATCGTGGCGCTTCAATGATCGAGTTGATTCACACGGCAACTTTGGTGCACGATGATGTGGTGGATGAAAGTTTTAAACGTCGTAATTTCTTTTCAATCAATGCATTGTGGAAGAATAAGATTGCGGTTTTAGTTGGTGATTTTTTACTTTCAAAAGCGGTTTTGCTTTCTACCGACCATAAAGATTACGATTTACTTTCCGTGATTTCCAGAACCATCAGAGAAATGTCTGAAGGTGAACTTCTTCAGTTGGAAAAAGCGAGGAAACTCGATATTACCGAAGATGTTTATTACGAAATTATCCGTCAGAAAACGGCTACTTTAATTGCTGCATGTTGCGAAATCGGAGCTTTGTCAAATGGAGCTGATGAAAATTTAGCTAAAAAAATGATGCAGTTCGGTACTTACACAGGAATGGCTTTTCAGATCAAAGATGATTTATTTGACTATTTAAGTTCAAACGTCATCGGAAAACCAGTTGGAATCGATATCAAAGAACAGAAAATGACTCTACCTTTGATTCATACTTTAAAAATAGCTAGCGAAACCGACAGAAAGTATTATTTCAATACAATTAAGCGTTACAATAATGACCAGAAACGAGTAAAAGAGCTAATCGCTTTTGTAAAAAGTTCGGGAGGATTAGACTATGCAATTACCGTAATGAAAGATTTTCAGCAAAAAGCAAAAGATATCCTTAATGAATTTCCGGATTCTCAGGTTAGAGAATCATTACATAAAATGCTTGATTACGTTATTGAAAGAAAGTTCTAA
- the rlmN gene encoding 23S rRNA (adenine(2503)-C(2))-methyltransferase RlmN, translated as MKDIRTLSLDQLKDYFGSLGEKPFRAKQVYDWLWSKNLHSIEEMTNLSKQLRDRISEEYTINPVSVDQLQKSTDGTIKNGVKLHDGLLVESVLIPTETRTTACVSSQVGCSLNCEFCATARLKRMRNLEVAEIVDQVALIDSQSKMYFNRPLSNIVFMGMGEPMMNYKNVVEAIRKITQPEGLGMSPRRITVSTSGLPKMIKMLADDDLRVKLALSLHSAIESKRNEIMPFSDKFPLTDIMESLQYWYKKTGSVITFEYCVWKGINDGDEDIKALIKYCKQVPSKVNLIQYNPIGDGKYDQCNKKAEDNYVRQLENAGITVMIRKSRGGDIDAACGQLANKVTD; from the coding sequence ATGAAAGATATAAGAACTCTATCCCTCGACCAACTTAAAGATTATTTTGGGTCTTTAGGAGAAAAACCGTTTCGTGCGAAACAGGTTTACGATTGGCTGTGGAGCAAAAATCTACATTCAATAGAGGAGATGACGAATCTTTCAAAGCAGCTTCGTGACAGAATTTCTGAGGAATATACCATCAATCCTGTTTCTGTAGATCAGCTTCAGAAGAGCACAGACGGAACCATAAAAAACGGAGTGAAACTTCACGACGGTTTATTGGTAGAATCTGTTTTAATTCCGACAGAAACCAGAACGACAGCTTGTGTTTCTTCACAGGTGGGATGTTCTTTAAACTGCGAATTTTGTGCAACGGCAAGACTCAAAAGAATGAGAAATCTTGAAGTTGCTGAAATCGTAGATCAGGTTGCGTTAATCGACAGCCAAAGCAAAATGTATTTCAACAGACCGCTTTCCAATATCGTATTTATGGGAATGGGTGAGCCGATGATGAATTACAAAAATGTAGTTGAAGCGATCAGAAAAATTACTCAACCGGAAGGTTTGGGGATGTCACCAAGAAGAATCACTGTTTCTACATCCGGACTTCCGAAGATGATAAAAATGCTCGCAGATGATGATTTGCGTGTGAAATTAGCCTTGTCACTTCACTCAGCGATAGAATCTAAGCGTAACGAAATTATGCCGTTCTCGGATAAATTTCCTTTGACGGATATTATGGAGTCTCTTCAATATTGGTACAAAAAAACAGGCTCAGTCATTACTTTTGAATATTGTGTCTGGAAAGGAATTAATGATGGCGATGAAGATATTAAAGCTTTAATTAAATATTGCAAGCAAGTTCCTTCTAAAGTAAATTTAATTCAATACAACCCAATCGGTGACGGAAAATACGATCAGTGTAACAAAAAAGCCGAAGACAACTATGTTCGTCAGCTTGAAAATGCCGGAATTACCGTTATGATCCGTAAAAGTAGAGGAGGTGATATTGATGCAGCTTGTGGGCAGTTAGCCAATAAAGTTACCGACTAA